In Arthrobacter burdickii, one DNA window encodes the following:
- a CDS encoding heavy-metal-associated domain-containing protein, producing MSTTTISITGMTCGHCVSAVKNELSELPGVENVDVDLVNGGTSTATISSSAPLDAASIDEAVAEAGYSVVPAGS from the coding sequence ATGAGCACCACCACGATCAGCATCACCGGCATGACCTGCGGCCACTGCGTCAGCGCCGTGAAGAATGAACTCTCGGAACTCCCCGGCGTCGAGAACGTCGACGTCGACCTCGTCAACGGCGGCACCTCCACGGCCACCATCTCGTCCTCCGCTCCGCTGGACGCCGCGTCGATCGACGAAGCCGTCGCCGAGGCCGGCTACAGCGTGGTGCCCGCGGGTTCCTGA
- a CDS encoding metal-sensitive transcriptional regulator, which produces MTTSTQNPTPHGYTADKDAYLKRLRRIEGQVRGIARMVEEDQYCIDILTQVAAVNKALHAVSMGLLEEHISHCVVGAAQEAQNSGSSDAVQEKVQEATAAIGRLLR; this is translated from the coding sequence ATGACCACCAGCACGCAGAACCCGACACCGCACGGCTACACCGCGGACAAGGACGCGTACCTCAAGAGGTTGCGCCGTATCGAAGGCCAGGTGCGTGGCATCGCCCGCATGGTCGAGGAGGACCAGTACTGCATCGACATCCTCACGCAGGTAGCGGCCGTCAACAAGGCTCTCCACGCCGTGTCGATGGGCCTGCTCGAGGAGCACATCTCGCACTGTGTCGTCGGAGCAGCCCAGGAAGCCCAGAACTCCGGCAGCAGCGACGCCGTGCAGGAGAAGGTCCAGGAGGCGACGGCGGCGATCGGCCGGCTCCTGCGCTAG
- a CDS encoding DUF305 domain-containing protein: protein MTLSLSGWQKRVLLLLAGIAVLALFALAFTAGRVSAGPSFPSTTSADAGFARDMQVHHNQAVEMSMIVRENVTDETLRAIAYDIALTQQQQAGQMYAWLEEWNLSQSTSQPRMEWMAAGSGEHAGMDMGSGNDGASMLGPDGLMPGMATEEQLDELRAARGEDAERLYLTLMISHHTAGVEMAEAGAELAETDQVRSLATKIQSGQQAEITLMQTMLDAL from the coding sequence ATGACCCTCTCGCTGTCGGGCTGGCAGAAGCGAGTCCTCCTGCTCCTCGCCGGAATCGCCGTACTGGCCCTCTTCGCACTGGCCTTCACGGCCGGACGCGTCTCCGCCGGCCCCTCCTTTCCCAGCACCACCAGCGCGGATGCGGGGTTCGCCCGCGACATGCAGGTGCACCACAACCAGGCCGTCGAGATGTCCATGATCGTGCGCGAGAACGTCACAGATGAGACGCTCCGCGCGATCGCCTACGACATCGCCCTCACGCAGCAGCAGCAGGCCGGGCAGATGTATGCGTGGCTCGAGGAGTGGAACCTCAGCCAGAGCACCTCCCAGCCGCGCATGGAGTGGATGGCCGCCGGCTCCGGCGAGCACGCCGGCATGGACATGGGGTCCGGGAACGACGGCGCCTCGATGCTCGGTCCCGACGGGCTCATGCCCGGCATGGCCACCGAGGAGCAGCTCGACGAACTCCGCGCAGCCCGCGGCGAGGACGCGGAGCGGCTCTACCTCACCCTCATGATCAGCCACCACACGGCGGGCGTGGAGATGGCCGAAGCCGGCGCGGAACTCGCGGAGACCGACCAGGTGCGCTCGCTGGCCACGAAGATCCAGTCGGGCCAGCAGGCCGAGATCACCCTGATGCAGACCATGCTCGACGCCCTGTAG
- a CDS encoding DUF3105 domain-containing protein, whose translation MNKKRSQENQDRQARLAAIQAQQRASERKRNALIFGGIGAVILAIIIAVTLVIVNQVQVNREREDAAAQPIEGVQEYPDVTFDHVDTPVEYEQSPPVGGNHAPIWTNCGVYTEALPNENSVHSMEHGAVWITYNPDIGQEEIDKLTELVGTRAYVLLSPYPDLDSPVAASAWGLQLKVDSADDARLATFLDKYIQGEQTREPGAACSGGLTPAGRAS comes from the coding sequence TTGAACAAGAAACGGTCTCAGGAGAACCAGGACCGCCAAGCGCGCCTGGCCGCCATCCAAGCCCAGCAGCGGGCGAGCGAGCGCAAGCGCAACGCCCTGATCTTCGGCGGCATCGGCGCGGTCATCCTGGCGATCATCATCGCGGTGACCCTCGTGATCGTGAATCAGGTCCAGGTCAACCGCGAGCGGGAGGACGCCGCGGCCCAGCCGATCGAGGGCGTCCAGGAGTACCCCGACGTGACGTTCGACCACGTCGATACTCCCGTCGAGTACGAGCAGTCGCCTCCCGTCGGAGGGAATCATGCTCCGATCTGGACCAACTGCGGTGTCTACACCGAGGCCCTGCCCAACGAGAACTCCGTCCACTCCATGGAGCACGGCGCCGTCTGGATCACGTACAACCCGGACATCGGCCAGGAGGAGATCGACAAGCTGACCGAGCTCGTGGGTACACGCGCCTATGTGCTGCTCAGCCCGTACCCGGACCTCGACTCCCCGGTCGCCGCCAGCGCATGGGGCCTGCAGCTGAAGGTCGACTCCGCCGACGATGCGCGGCTCGCCACCTTCCTCGACAAATACATCCAGGGCGAGCAGACCCGCGAGCCCGGCGCTGCCTGCTCCGGCGGCCTGACGCCTGCGGGACGCGCCTCCTAG
- a CDS encoding GAF and ANTAR domain-containing protein has translation MADDQILGEVSLPGMLQDMVLESSDVNEFLDGLAKLAADAMSSEDKEMFCGVTLLRPRSKGSVASSSEQARLMDEVQYQFDDGPCIRAAREGQVYVVADFRSESRFGDYTGAIINHGVRSALGVPIPLDGLAAAGLDLYSTRPNAFDEAVIAAAVDLAREASKSLRMAVRVAHLADTGEQLRAAMNSRTTIDVAAGIIMGQNRCSHDTAMTILKAASSGRNVKLADIAAAVVTSIGQQLPETHFDA, from the coding sequence GTGGCTGACGACCAGATACTCGGCGAAGTGTCCCTGCCCGGGATGCTGCAGGACATGGTGCTGGAGAGCTCCGATGTGAACGAGTTCCTCGACGGGTTGGCGAAGCTCGCCGCGGATGCCATGTCGTCGGAGGACAAAGAAATGTTCTGCGGGGTCACCCTCCTCCGCCCGCGCTCCAAGGGAAGTGTGGCGAGCAGCAGCGAGCAGGCGCGGTTGATGGACGAGGTCCAGTACCAGTTCGACGACGGTCCCTGCATCCGGGCTGCCCGCGAGGGCCAGGTCTATGTCGTCGCCGACTTCCGCAGCGAATCCCGCTTCGGGGACTACACGGGAGCCATCATCAACCATGGTGTCCGCTCGGCGCTCGGTGTGCCGATCCCGCTCGACGGTCTCGCAGCAGCCGGCCTGGATCTGTATTCGACCCGGCCCAATGCCTTCGACGAGGCGGTCATCGCTGCCGCCGTGGACCTCGCCCGGGAAGCCTCGAAGTCCCTCCGCATGGCTGTCCGCGTCGCGCATCTCGCCGATACGGGCGAGCAACTCCGGGCCGCGATGAATTCGCGTACCACGATCGACGTCGCAGCCGGCATCATCATGGGGCAGAACCGGTGCAGCCACGACACCGCGATGACGATCCTCAAGGCCGCGTCCAGCGGGCGGAACGTCAAGCTCGCGGACATCGCCGCAGCGGTCGTCACGTCGATCGGCCAGCAACTCCCCGAAACCCACTTCGACGCGTGA
- a CDS encoding alanine racemase, whose amino-acid sequence MTRQTTGASTAAAPIAAATPAVVVDVDILERNVAAMASFAAKNGLALRPHAKTHKIPGIAHRQVAAGAVGLTVATIGEAEVFAATGIEDIFIAYPLWVDERAAGRLLALTDVARLTLGVDSAEGAQQVARSLGAAASRVAVRVEIDSGHHRSGVPPLQAADVALAAASAGLSVTGVFTFPGHSYGPGAAAPAVADENAALSAAAVSLQDAGFTELEVSGGSTPSALSSSGDTLTELRPGVYVFGDAQQWELGHCRPEDIALTVESTVVSRRTGPAGEPRFVVDAGSKVLGTDRAAWATGYGRLLDHPDARIVALSEHHATVEWPSGQDVPPLGARLRVVPNHVCLTVNLVDEVLAVRDGVAEERWAVAARGRNS is encoded by the coding sequence GTGACCCGCCAGACGACCGGAGCTTCGACCGCGGCAGCCCCCATCGCGGCAGCGACTCCCGCCGTCGTCGTGGACGTCGATATCCTGGAACGCAATGTCGCCGCCATGGCGTCGTTCGCGGCGAAGAATGGGCTCGCGCTGCGACCGCATGCCAAGACCCATAAGATTCCCGGGATCGCCCACCGGCAGGTGGCGGCCGGCGCCGTCGGACTGACTGTCGCGACGATCGGTGAGGCGGAGGTCTTCGCCGCCACCGGGATCGAGGACATCTTCATCGCCTATCCGCTGTGGGTCGACGAGCGGGCCGCGGGGCGGCTCCTCGCACTGACCGATGTCGCCCGCCTGACCCTGGGCGTCGATTCCGCGGAGGGTGCGCAGCAGGTGGCCCGCAGCCTCGGAGCTGCCGCTTCACGCGTCGCGGTGCGGGTCGAGATCGACAGCGGCCACCACCGTAGCGGCGTGCCGCCGCTCCAGGCCGCCGACGTCGCACTGGCCGCGGCGTCAGCGGGCCTGTCTGTCACCGGGGTGTTCACCTTCCCGGGCCACAGCTACGGGCCGGGCGCGGCGGCGCCGGCCGTCGCTGACGAGAACGCGGCCCTGTCGGCGGCCGCCGTTTCCCTGCAGGACGCCGGCTTCACCGAGCTCGAGGTCAGTGGGGGCTCGACGCCGTCGGCTCTCTCGTCCTCAGGCGACACCCTGACCGAACTGCGCCCGGGCGTCTACGTGTTCGGGGACGCCCAGCAGTGGGAACTCGGCCACTGCAGGCCGGAGGACATCGCGCTCACCGTCGAAAGCACGGTCGTCAGCCGTCGGACCGGACCGGCAGGGGAGCCCCGGTTCGTCGTGGATGCCGGCAGCAAGGTCCTGGGCACCGACCGTGCGGCATGGGCCACAGGGTACGGACGGCTCCTGGACCACCCGGATGCGCGCATCGTGGCCCTCTCGGAGCATCACGCCACTGTCGAGTGGCCGTCCGGACAGGACGTACCACCGCTGGGTGCGCGGCTGCGGGTCGTGCCCAACCACGTGTGCCTGACCGTCAACCTCGTGGACGAGGTGCTCGCGGTGCGCGACGGCGTCGCAGAGGAGCGCTGGGCCGTCGCGGCGCGAGGCCGGAACAGCTAG
- a CDS encoding pentapeptide repeat-containing protein: MPSTSKNFTAPSVPALNRESLRPDCSNCFALCCTALGFSRTIDFAVDKPAGTPCQNLAPDFSCTIHDSLRPRGFRGCTVFDCFGAGQNVSQNLFGGISWKASPESAKRMFPAFEIVRQLHEMLWYLTEAGTRTFDPDTSHQVDQLRRTIESAMTDARQVLSLNLGDLHARVRSVLMDVSEEVRASYLATGDDHLDIEFTPGADLMGRKLRSRPMCGANLRGAYLIAADLRDCDLSGADLLGADLRDARFEGADLSKALYLTQAQLNAAQGNTSTRLPADLDSPLHWSNNSQEHTRQRTE; the protein is encoded by the coding sequence ATGCCCTCCACCTCGAAGAACTTCACCGCGCCCTCCGTCCCTGCTCTGAACAGGGAGTCGTTGCGCCCTGACTGCAGCAACTGCTTCGCGCTCTGCTGCACGGCCCTCGGCTTCTCCCGCACGATCGACTTCGCCGTCGACAAACCAGCAGGGACTCCCTGCCAGAACCTGGCACCCGACTTCTCCTGCACCATCCACGACAGCTTGCGGCCGCGAGGCTTCCGGGGATGCACGGTCTTCGACTGCTTCGGAGCGGGGCAGAACGTCTCCCAGAACCTCTTTGGAGGAATCAGCTGGAAAGCGAGCCCGGAATCAGCGAAACGGATGTTCCCGGCGTTCGAGATCGTCCGTCAACTCCACGAGATGCTCTGGTACCTGACAGAAGCCGGCACCAGGACCTTCGACCCGGACACCTCGCACCAGGTCGACCAGCTCAGAAGAACCATCGAAAGTGCGATGACCGACGCGCGGCAGGTCCTCTCCCTGAACCTCGGCGATCTGCACGCGCGGGTTCGGTCCGTGCTGATGGACGTCAGCGAAGAAGTGAGAGCTTCCTATCTCGCCACGGGGGACGACCATCTGGATATCGAGTTCACTCCCGGGGCCGACCTCATGGGCAGGAAGCTACGGTCCCGGCCAATGTGCGGGGCGAACCTTCGAGGTGCCTACCTCATCGCCGCCGACCTTCGGGACTGTGACCTATCGGGTGCAGACCTCCTCGGCGCCGACCTCAGAGATGCACGTTTCGAAGGGGCCGACCTGTCCAAGGCCCTCTATCTGACCCAGGCCCAGCTCAACGCCGCCCAAGGCAACACGAGCACACGCCTGCCCGCCGACCTCGACAGTCCTCTTCATTGGTCGAACAACAGCCAGGAGCACACCCGACAGAGGACCGAATGA
- a CDS encoding dienelactone hydrolase family protein, translated as MSTIALFHSVLGVRSGIRDAADRLRAAGHDVLVVDQYDGRVFDDYDEAGAFAQSIGFPALMARAVDAVSTLEDGFVAMGFSNGGGMATHVTVSRKVGAAILCSGALPLEMIGAAVWPPSVPAQLHYSVDDPFKAEGAVHSVLRSINEAGNVAEYVQYPGSGHLFADASLPDEYDAAAAEAMWAHVLRFLREHSA; from the coding sequence ATGTCCACGATTGCGCTGTTCCATTCTGTGCTCGGAGTCCGGTCCGGCATCCGGGACGCGGCGGATCGCCTTCGCGCCGCGGGTCATGACGTGCTCGTCGTCGACCAGTACGACGGCCGCGTATTTGACGACTATGACGAGGCCGGTGCATTTGCACAGTCCATCGGCTTTCCTGCGCTTATGGCGCGTGCTGTTGACGCGGTGAGCACCCTTGAGGATGGGTTCGTGGCTATGGGCTTCTCGAACGGAGGCGGCATGGCAACCCACGTCACCGTGTCCCGGAAGGTCGGTGCCGCAATTCTCTGTTCGGGTGCTCTGCCGCTCGAAATGATCGGCGCAGCCGTTTGGCCTCCAAGCGTTCCCGCACAGCTTCATTACTCGGTCGACGACCCGTTCAAGGCCGAGGGCGCGGTTCATTCCGTGCTGCGTTCGATAAACGAGGCCGGCAACGTCGCAGAGTATGTCCAGTATCCGGGCAGCGGACACTTGTTCGCCGATGCTTCGCTGCCAGATGAGTACGATGCGGCCGCGGCGGAAGCGATGTGGGCACACGTCCTGCGCTTCCTTCGGGAACACAGCGCTTAG
- a CDS encoding polysaccharide deacetylase family protein, with translation MAPAVLKVPLPAGVITSLPTSEQLLAWTVDDGSDSEVIRRYLDFARTSGTRLTFFLNGSYPGWSEHAELLAPLVASGQVQLGNHTWSHADLTALSDAEIVAELQRNHDFIVSTFGTDPRPYYRPPYGYRDERTDAAAASIGYTSPVMWYGSLADSALRTDREILDLAHQWFLPAHIVIGHANFLPVTRVFPQLEQLITDRGLTTVTLNDIFST, from the coding sequence GTGGCACCTGCTGTGCTGAAAGTGCCGCTACCGGCGGGTGTCATCACGAGTCTGCCCACGTCCGAGCAGCTTCTTGCATGGACGGTCGATGATGGATCCGACAGCGAGGTCATCCGGCGCTATCTCGACTTCGCTCGCACAAGCGGTACCCGGCTGACCTTCTTCCTCAACGGCTCCTACCCTGGGTGGTCCGAGCACGCGGAACTGCTCGCACCGCTTGTAGCCTCCGGCCAGGTCCAGCTCGGCAACCACACGTGGTCCCACGCCGACCTCACAGCTCTCAGCGATGCGGAGATCGTCGCCGAGCTGCAACGGAACCATGACTTCATCGTCTCCACGTTCGGCACTGATCCCCGCCCGTACTACCGGCCCCCGTACGGGTACCGGGACGAACGAACCGATGCGGCGGCGGCCTCGATCGGCTACACATCCCCTGTCATGTGGTACGGGTCCCTAGCCGACTCGGCGCTTCGGACCGACCGGGAAATCCTCGACCTCGCCCATCAATGGTTCCTCCCCGCCCATATCGTGATCGGACACGCGAACTTCCTCCCGGTCACACGGGTATTCCCCCAACTCGAACAGCTCATCACTGACCGCGGGCTGACCACGGTCACTCTGAACGACATCTTCAGCACCTGA
- a CDS encoding GNAT family N-acetyltransferase: MSIRLVPMSAERFPEWLDRSRTEFIADLVATGESPEAAHRQAAEALDGAFPTHGPTATNAVFDVVDSAGTAVGYLWIAQGEPDDEASWWVWDVVIEPGHRGKGLGRATMLLAEEYARSQGAHALGLSVFGFNTAARGLYESLGYEVTSVRMRKRL, translated from the coding sequence ATGAGTATTCGACTTGTACCGATGAGCGCGGAGCGATTCCCGGAATGGCTCGACCGGAGCCGGACCGAATTCATAGCAGATCTCGTCGCCACAGGTGAATCGCCGGAAGCCGCGCATCGCCAAGCCGCGGAAGCACTGGACGGCGCCTTCCCTACCCATGGTCCGACCGCCACCAATGCCGTGTTCGATGTCGTCGACAGCGCCGGGACAGCAGTCGGCTATCTCTGGATTGCCCAGGGCGAGCCTGATGACGAGGCGTCATGGTGGGTGTGGGATGTAGTGATTGAACCAGGGCATCGAGGCAAAGGCCTCGGCCGAGCAACGATGCTGCTTGCGGAAGAGTACGCACGTTCCCAGGGAGCCCACGCCCTTGGGCTCAGCGTCTTCGGGTTCAACACCGCCGCTCGAGGGCTGTATGAATCCTTGGGTTACGAGGTCACCAGTGTGAGGATGAGGAAGAGGCTGTAG
- a CDS encoding GNAT family N-acetyltransferase: MAIEVLPATAFTDIAAVLGPKRPDANVCWCLSYRIPSKLNVALRGPERGVLVQELAAQVPPPGVLAYDGDEVVGWAGVHPRADTSFARNRKIPHVDDRDVWSVWCIRVRPGHRGKGVSHHLLAGAVEFARDHGAPVIEGYPVDNHGEKVDLTMAYVGTRALFERGGFTKAATTDSVLNGFPRVLMRREL, translated from the coding sequence ATGGCAATCGAAGTCCTTCCCGCGACGGCGTTCACTGACATAGCGGCGGTGCTGGGGCCGAAGCGGCCTGATGCGAATGTGTGCTGGTGCCTCAGCTACCGCATCCCGTCGAAGCTGAACGTTGCACTGCGCGGTCCGGAGCGCGGGGTTCTCGTGCAGGAGCTGGCCGCGCAGGTTCCTCCGCCGGGGGTGCTCGCATATGACGGTGACGAGGTTGTGGGGTGGGCAGGAGTGCATCCGCGCGCCGACACCAGCTTCGCCCGGAACCGGAAGATTCCGCATGTGGATGACCGTGACGTGTGGTCGGTCTGGTGCATCAGGGTACGGCCGGGCCATCGCGGCAAAGGTGTCTCCCACCACTTGCTCGCCGGCGCTGTTGAGTTTGCGCGCGACCACGGGGCGCCGGTGATCGAGGGCTACCCGGTCGACAACCACGGTGAAAAGGTGGACCTCACCATGGCCTACGTGGGCACCCGTGCGCTGTTCGAGCGGGGCGGGTTCACCAAGGCCGCTACGACCGACTCGGTTCTCAACGGGTTCCCACGAGTGCTCATGCGGCGCGAGCTGTGA
- a CDS encoding VOC family protein: MEIRRAMPVIVTDDPAAAREFYESFLGFRVAMDEDGMTMFASRSTPTTQLIVAWRSPTAVDPELRSVDISLEVGSVDAAYALAQTAGLEIVREIRNEAWGVRRFFVRDPAGRVINVAGHLA; this comes from the coding sequence ATGGAGATTCGCAGGGCGATGCCCGTCATCGTGACCGATGACCCGGCAGCCGCGCGAGAATTCTACGAATCGTTTCTCGGTTTCCGTGTCGCGATGGATGAGGATGGCATGACCATGTTCGCGTCGAGAAGCACGCCCACGACTCAACTGATCGTCGCCTGGCGCAGTCCCACTGCCGTGGATCCAGAGCTCAGGTCGGTGGACATTTCACTGGAAGTCGGCAGCGTGGACGCAGCCTATGCTCTAGCCCAAACAGCCGGCCTGGAAATTGTGCGGGAGATACGCAACGAGGCCTGGGGCGTCCGCCGGTTCTTCGTCCGGGACCCCGCTGGACGCGTCATCAACGTCGCCGGCCACCTCGCGTAG
- a CDS encoding AsnC family protein — MEFADLKTLVGSLDGKAPAGALQIIAELHREVGRSEAVLVRNARQAGLSWEAIAQCLGVSKQAVHRKYGKR; from the coding sequence GTGGAGTTTGCGGACTTGAAAACGCTCGTCGGATCGCTGGACGGTAAGGCGCCCGCTGGTGCTTTGCAGATCATTGCCGAGCTTCATCGGGAGGTGGGGCGCAGCGAGGCGGTCCTCGTCCGCAACGCTCGCCAAGCCGGGCTGTCATGGGAAGCCATTGCGCAGTGCCTCGGCGTGTCAAAGCAGGCAGTCCACCGGAAGTACGGGAAGCGATAG
- a CDS encoding serine hydrolase domain-containing protein: MGNEWIGSAELVRAAARAFGSPAAVTAVAVVAPRGEMVATAGCDDQSSFEIGSISKVLTGMLYRDVTERGLISQTTVLRELLPLEGHGEVGSVSLSSLAVHRSGLPRLPPGMHPLRRTLKLWSYGENPYGDSLTELLDQTRNLRLGAPRPRYSNLGFQLLGHAVAEAAGSSYEQLLQDVLGNGFRTPIRAEDIGPTDLTGVSRFGRPQAAWVGEAVAPAGGVRASISIMRGFLRSVLDGTAQGLSALDPVSDFTPRVRIGAGWIALKHEGRMITWHNGSTGGFSSWIGLDRDAGTGVVVLAARHGSVDRQGFKLLTEFTTLRTVPPPPRTLNGGPAV; the protein is encoded by the coding sequence ATGGGAAATGAATGGATCGGAAGCGCTGAACTTGTGCGCGCGGCGGCCCGCGCGTTCGGATCACCTGCGGCAGTGACGGCAGTGGCAGTAGTCGCACCTCGTGGAGAAATGGTCGCGACGGCGGGTTGCGATGATCAATCGTCTTTCGAGATCGGGTCGATTTCAAAGGTGCTCACCGGTATGTTGTACCGGGACGTGACAGAACGGGGCCTCATCTCGCAAACGACAGTTCTTCGCGAGTTGCTTCCGCTCGAGGGTCACGGAGAGGTCGGCTCTGTGAGCCTGAGTTCCCTGGCTGTCCATCGCTCCGGTCTTCCACGGTTGCCTCCAGGAATGCATCCGCTTCGCCGGACCCTCAAACTTTGGAGCTATGGCGAGAACCCTTACGGTGATTCGCTGACCGAGCTTCTGGACCAGACGCGCAACCTGCGCCTCGGCGCCCCTCGGCCCAGGTACTCCAACCTGGGTTTCCAGCTACTGGGGCATGCGGTGGCGGAAGCAGCTGGGAGCAGCTACGAACAACTCCTTCAGGACGTCCTTGGGAATGGATTCCGGACTCCCATTCGTGCGGAGGACATCGGCCCCACGGACCTGACCGGTGTCAGCCGATTCGGCCGCCCCCAGGCGGCCTGGGTAGGTGAGGCCGTCGCGCCTGCGGGTGGCGTCCGCGCGAGCATCAGCATCATGCGCGGCTTCCTTCGTTCGGTCCTCGACGGGACAGCCCAAGGTTTGTCCGCGCTTGATCCGGTTTCGGATTTCACTCCCCGGGTCCGTATCGGTGCGGGTTGGATCGCGCTCAAGCACGAGGGCCGAATGATCACCTGGCACAACGGCAGCACCGGAGGGTTCAGCAGCTGGATCGGACTCGACCGGGACGCCGGCACCGGCGTCGTCGTCCTCGCGGCGCGTCACGGGTCCGTCGACAGGCAGGGATTCAAGCTCCTCACCGAATTCACCACCCTCCGAACGGTGCCACCACCACCACGCACCCTCAACGGCGGACCAGCAGTCTGA
- a CDS encoding glycoside hydrolase family 26 protein: protein MGVNLEWGRETLAEYSDKLGERPAVAVTFADFPLGEEDPGLLASAAEQLRQNGGMLLLTLEPMEGLDAVTEDHADELAGMLARFNASGVPVIVRFAHEMNGSWYPWGQQPAEYIAAFRRVADAVHRIAPGSAMMWAPNYAGGYPFAGGTYESLPGTPGFPGQDFTVLDTTGDGVLTPFDDPYAPYYPGDDAVDWVGMSLYHWGRTYPWGESEMPEEGKFADQLTGTYNGTNGDDSMLPDFYAQYGVGHGKPVAIPETAALVTADIGDLRTLNIKRAWWEQVFDPEIPERFPQLKMVNWFEWNKVEPEVGAAVDWTAVEEPAIRSEFTAALPDWYRFAKEPDTCGEPLD, encoded by the coding sequence ATGGGCGTGAACCTCGAGTGGGGTCGGGAGACCCTGGCTGAGTATTCGGACAAGCTCGGTGAGCGCCCCGCGGTGGCTGTCACCTTCGCGGATTTCCCGCTCGGCGAGGAGGACCCTGGCCTGCTCGCGTCGGCCGCGGAGCAGTTGCGGCAAAACGGGGGGATGCTCCTGCTGACGCTCGAGCCGATGGAGGGACTGGACGCGGTCACGGAGGACCACGCCGATGAGTTGGCCGGCATGCTCGCACGCTTCAATGCCAGCGGAGTCCCGGTCATCGTGCGCTTCGCCCACGAGATGAACGGTTCCTGGTACCCCTGGGGCCAGCAGCCCGCCGAGTACATCGCGGCCTTCCGCCGGGTGGCCGACGCCGTCCACCGGATCGCGCCGGGATCGGCGATGATGTGGGCGCCGAACTATGCGGGAGGCTATCCATTCGCGGGCGGCACCTACGAGTCCCTGCCCGGCACGCCGGGCTTTCCTGGCCAGGACTTCACGGTGCTGGACACGACCGGTGATGGGGTCCTGACACCGTTCGATGACCCCTACGCGCCCTACTACCCGGGGGATGACGCCGTGGACTGGGTGGGCATGTCCCTCTACCACTGGGGTAGGACGTACCCGTGGGGTGAGAGCGAGATGCCCGAGGAGGGAAAGTTCGCCGACCAGCTCACCGGCACGTACAACGGGACGAACGGGGATGATTCGATGCTGCCGGACTTCTACGCCCAGTACGGGGTCGGTCACGGCAAGCCCGTCGCCATTCCGGAGACAGCGGCCCTGGTGACCGCTGATATCGGGGACCTGCGGACCTTGAACATCAAGCGTGCCTGGTGGGAACAGGTCTTCGACCCCGAGATACCCGAGCGGTTCCCGCAGCTGAAGATGGTCAACTGGTTCGAATGGAACAAGGTCGAACCCGAGGTCGGCGCCGCCGTGGACTGGACCGCGGTGGAGGAACCCGCGATCCGGTCCGAGTTCACCGCAGCCCTACCCGACTGGTACCGCTTCGCGAAAGAACCCGACACCTGCGGCGAACCCCTCGATTGA
- a CDS encoding maleylpyruvate isomerase family mycothiol-dependent enzyme has protein sequence MKPDEIAAAVKTERHDLCDFLEDLDDAEWAMPSLCPAWNVREVVAHLTIPTRASVGFLAAAAIKARGNFNRMVANTARDRAARFTAAELVQQLRESAQSSRRIPGSGPMDPLMDLLVHGQDIARPLDRRHPVRLDVAVPVLAYVVTNRLLGAPERLDGLKLVATDVRWSFGEGPQVRGRVKDLLLVASGRPAGLEHVTGSGVERLTGILGST, from the coding sequence ATGAAGCCGGACGAGATAGCGGCGGCTGTGAAGACCGAACGGCATGACCTGTGTGACTTCCTGGAAGACCTCGACGACGCCGAATGGGCCATGCCCTCCCTGTGTCCTGCCTGGAACGTACGGGAAGTTGTAGCTCATCTGACAATCCCGACCAGGGCTTCGGTCGGCTTCCTCGCCGCTGCAGCGATCAAAGCCCGCGGCAACTTCAACCGGATGGTCGCGAACACCGCGCGCGACCGTGCGGCGAGGTTCACCGCTGCAGAACTCGTTCAGCAGCTGCGCGAGAGCGCCCAGTCGTCCCGGCGCATTCCGGGCAGTGGTCCTATGGACCCGTTGATGGACCTGCTCGTGCACGGCCAGGACATCGCACGCCCGCTCGACCGGCGCCACCCTGTGCGCCTCGACGTGGCCGTCCCGGTCCTGGCCTATGTCGTGACGAACCGGTTGCTCGGCGCCCCCGAGCGCCTTGATGGACTCAAGCTCGTCGCGACCGATGTGCGCTGGTCATTCGGGGAGGGACCTCAGGTGCGAGGACGCGTCAAGGATCTGCTGCTCGTCGCCTCCGGCCGTCCGGCCGGGCTCGAGCACGTGACGGGCTCCGGGGTGGAACGCCTGACCGGGATTCTCGGAAGCACATGA